In Priestia megaterium NBRC 15308 = ATCC 14581, the following proteins share a genomic window:
- a CDS encoding HK97-gp10 family putative phage morphogenesis protein — protein sequence MSVQIKGLNNLLADLEKRLGPAKVKSISDQALKEGAKVFVKELKAQFESFKDTGASIDEITISEPEYVAGVRTIKIHWRGPKDRYRIIHLNEWGTVKNPNPKGKGAIARAMRNAENAYKAAVREAVRRGI from the coding sequence ATGAGTGTTCAAATTAAAGGTTTAAATAACCTGTTAGCGGATTTAGAAAAACGCCTTGGCCCTGCTAAAGTAAAAAGTATTAGTGACCAGGCTTTAAAAGAGGGCGCAAAAGTTTTTGTAAAGGAATTAAAGGCGCAATTTGAATCCTTTAAAGATACTGGTGCATCCATTGATGAAATTACGATTTCAGAGCCAGAGTATGTTGCTGGTGTAAGAACAATTAAAATACATTGGCGTGGCCCTAAAGACAGGTATCGGATCATTCACCTTAATGAATGGGGAACGGTTAAAAACCCTAACCCTAAAGGTAAAGGAGCTATTGCCAGAGCCATGCGTAATGCGGAAAATGCCTATAAAGCAGCGGTGAGAGAAGCTGTAAGGAGAGGTATTTAA
- a CDS encoding phage major capsid protein, with the protein MTIKFNKSEAMNEAKSKLAAVLTNAESTEQEQTAAFQTYFDTLQHEVANNVRKQVNDEMLDRSILQQRGQNVLTSAEMKFFNAVVQDGGFKDDSILPDTTQERVFEDLVTEHPLLDALGLQDLGAVTRFIYSDPEGAAVWGPLFGEIKGQINAAFHEKQIGQLKLTAFAAIPDDMLQLGPVWVERYVRTVIVEAYAVGLENGFVNGNGNNQPVGLLKDVNAETGAVTDKASSGKLTFKPGRTTVIELKDVVKGLSKNAKGKNRKVAGKIVMVVNPFDNFDIQASATTQNANGVYVTNLPFNPQIVESEFVPEGKVIFFVKGEYIAAVAGNYQLKKFDQTLAIEDAILYTIKRFANGLPKDNKASAVYDLEIDESLEAEAPAGA; encoded by the coding sequence ATGACTATTAAATTTAACAAATCAGAAGCTATGAATGAGGCTAAGTCAAAATTAGCAGCGGTTTTAACAAATGCAGAATCTACAGAACAAGAACAAACAGCAGCCTTTCAAACTTATTTTGATACCTTGCAGCACGAAGTTGCAAACAACGTTCGTAAGCAAGTAAATGATGAAATGCTTGACCGCTCTATTCTTCAGCAACGTGGCCAAAATGTATTAACTTCTGCTGAAATGAAGTTTTTTAATGCGGTTGTACAAGATGGCGGTTTTAAGGATGATTCTATTCTTCCAGACACAACACAAGAACGTGTATTTGAAGATCTAGTAACAGAGCATCCATTATTAGATGCTTTAGGGTTACAAGATTTAGGTGCAGTAACACGTTTTATTTATTCAGATCCAGAAGGTGCAGCTGTATGGGGGCCATTATTTGGTGAAATTAAAGGCCAAATTAATGCTGCCTTCCATGAAAAACAAATTGGCCAATTAAAACTAACTGCCTTTGCTGCTATTCCAGATGATATGCTGCAATTAGGCCCGGTATGGGTGGAGCGATATGTACGAACAGTTATTGTAGAAGCTTATGCTGTAGGGTTAGAAAATGGATTTGTAAATGGTAATGGTAACAATCAGCCAGTAGGTCTATTAAAAGATGTTAACGCTGAAACGGGTGCAGTAACAGATAAAGCATCATCTGGTAAATTAACTTTTAAACCCGGTCGAACTACTGTAATTGAATTAAAAGACGTTGTTAAAGGTCTTTCTAAAAATGCAAAAGGCAAAAACAGAAAAGTTGCAGGGAAAATTGTTATGGTTGTTAACCCATTTGATAATTTTGATATTCAAGCCTCTGCTACTACTCAAAATGCAAATGGTGTATATGTAACAAATTTACCTTTTAACCCGCAAATTGTAGAATCTGAATTTGTTCCTGAAGGCAAAGTTATTTTCTTTGTTAAAGGTGAATATATCGCTGCTGTTGCTGGTAACTACCAATTGAAAAAATTTGATCAGACGTTAGCTATTGAGGATGCAATTCTTTACACAATCAAGCGCTTTGCAAATGGTTTACCAAAAGATAATAAAGCGTCTGCTGTTTATGACTTGGAAATTGATGAATCTTTAGAAGCGGAAGCACCCGCAGGAGCATAA
- a CDS encoding phage head completion protein yields MQPFKYTPPRIHTGELKTWVTFYEAKENEGPLPGENPRNVLYECWAKVDEVWTKDIEIAKSNGTLSDLTISIRDPRGDYSPTNKHYVQVHTPEYEGLRYNIKQAFPDLQNRDFIKVIAEVSK; encoded by the coding sequence ATGCAGCCATTTAAATATACGCCTCCAAGAATTCATACAGGGGAATTAAAAACATGGGTTACTTTTTATGAAGCTAAAGAGAACGAAGGGCCATTACCAGGAGAGAATCCAAGGAACGTCCTTTATGAATGTTGGGCCAAAGTTGATGAAGTATGGACTAAAGATATAGAAATTGCCAAGTCAAATGGTACTTTATCAGACTTAACCATTTCTATTAGAGATCCTAGAGGTGATTATTCACCAACAAACAAACATTATGTGCAAGTTCATACCCCTGAATATGAGGGTTTAAGATACAACATTAAACAGGCTTTTCCTGACTTACAGAACCGAGATTTCATTAAGGTTATAGCCGAGGTGTCAAAATGA